A section of the Labilithrix sp. genome encodes:
- a CDS encoding PD40 domain-containing protein, protein MRWALLAVVLGTVACNALVGFDDFERAPAAPPPADDDDDDDLAPDASADATARGCDPTKPFAEPVKLGGPVNTVSSYQNAPTLTDDELTIVFSRAIGQLQGKLLTATRASIDQDFGAPKEIDVGGSAHSFSPTMTGDGLALFWSEYEDVQGDTIRRARILTARRASVDAAFGPPEAYREDAEPLAFSPHVSRDGTELFLSLPEADTIHLHRARRGFLGAYEAPTKLTELALDGVADGGVALTSDRLTLFFSSNRPGSAGVNDIWVTKRAAVESPFGAAKRVTELASPDADRPGWVSVDGCRLYMARGSEVTTIGAIYVATRPPR, encoded by the coding sequence GTGCGCTGGGCGCTCCTCGCCGTCGTCCTCGGGACCGTCGCGTGCAACGCGCTCGTCGGCTTCGACGACTTCGAGCGCGCGCCGGCCGCGCCGCCGCCCGCGGACGACGACGACGACGACGACCTCGCGCCGGACGCCTCCGCCGACGCGACGGCGCGCGGCTGCGACCCGACGAAGCCCTTCGCCGAGCCGGTCAAGCTCGGCGGGCCCGTCAACACGGTGAGCTCCTACCAGAACGCCCCGACCCTCACCGACGACGAGCTCACGATCGTGTTCAGCCGCGCCATCGGTCAGCTCCAGGGCAAGCTCCTCACCGCGACGCGCGCGTCGATCGACCAGGACTTCGGCGCGCCGAAGGAGATCGACGTCGGCGGCTCGGCGCACAGCTTCTCCCCGACGATGACGGGCGACGGGCTCGCGCTGTTCTGGAGCGAATACGAGGACGTGCAGGGCGACACGATCCGGCGCGCGCGCATCCTCACCGCGCGGCGCGCGAGCGTCGACGCGGCGTTCGGGCCGCCGGAGGCGTATCGCGAGGACGCCGAGCCCCTCGCGTTCTCTCCTCACGTGTCGCGTGACGGCACCGAGCTCTTCCTCTCGCTTCCCGAGGCCGACACGATCCACCTCCACCGCGCGCGGCGCGGCTTCCTCGGCGCGTACGAGGCGCCGACCAAGCTCACCGAGCTCGCGCTGGACGGCGTGGCCGACGGCGGCGTGGCGCTCACGAGCGATCGCCTCACCCTGTTCTTCTCCTCGAACCGCCCCGGCAGCGCGGGCGTCAACGACATCTGGGTGACGAAGCGCGCGGCGGTCGAGTCGCCGTTCGGCGCCGCGAAGCGCGTGACGGAGCTCGCCTCGCCGGACGCCGATCGGCCGGGTTGGGTGTCGGTCGACGGCTGTCGCCTGTACATGGCGCGCGGGAGCGAGGTCACCACCATCGGCGCGATCTACGTCGCGACCCGCCCGCCGCGGTGA
- a CDS encoding PD40 domain-containing protein, which translates to MRWPAALFVLSTVACNAIVNFGELQRVPATLDEPPAEEEEPIVEGGAPKPPKEGGGAKPPGCDPTKPFGTPVLLPGPINAVSALESSPTLTDDELVIVFGRIVGSADTSLVMATRSSFDVEFGEPRAVPGLAATRTSHAPTMTGDGLVLFWSEQVIDTGGREPAILSAKILSARRSTRSADFGAPAPYRQNEDNGLKTSPFVTRDGSELYFSQFESPEVIHVYRSVRGEFNVYQPPERVNELASDDGSEGGIAMTDDGLRIYFASSRAGAEGANDVYTATRKDRASPWTNIERVPELSSPSSDRPGWLSPDGCRLYMGSERESGGGLFVATKPPK; encoded by the coding sequence GTGCGCTGGCCGGCGGCCTTGTTCGTTTTGTCGACCGTCGCGTGCAACGCGATCGTGAACTTCGGCGAGCTCCAGCGCGTCCCGGCGACCCTCGACGAGCCGCCGGCGGAAGAAGAAGAGCCCATCGTCGAGGGCGGCGCGCCGAAGCCGCCGAAGGAGGGCGGCGGCGCGAAGCCGCCCGGCTGCGATCCGACGAAGCCCTTCGGCACGCCGGTCTTGCTGCCGGGGCCGATCAACGCGGTGAGCGCGCTCGAGTCGTCGCCGACGCTCACCGACGACGAGCTCGTGATCGTCTTCGGGCGCATCGTCGGCTCCGCCGACACGAGCCTCGTGATGGCGACGCGGAGCTCGTTCGACGTCGAGTTCGGCGAGCCGCGCGCGGTCCCGGGCCTCGCCGCGACGCGGACGAGCCACGCCCCGACGATGACGGGCGACGGCCTCGTCCTCTTCTGGAGCGAGCAGGTGATCGACACCGGCGGGCGCGAGCCTGCGATCCTGAGCGCGAAGATCTTGAGCGCGCGGCGCAGCACGCGGTCGGCCGACTTCGGCGCCCCCGCGCCCTACCGGCAGAACGAGGACAACGGGCTCAAGACCTCGCCGTTCGTCACGCGCGACGGGAGCGAGCTCTACTTCTCGCAGTTCGAGTCGCCGGAGGTCATCCACGTCTATCGATCGGTGCGCGGCGAGTTCAACGTCTACCAGCCACCCGAGCGCGTGAACGAGCTCGCGTCGGACGACGGGAGCGAGGGCGGCATCGCGATGACGGACGACGGGCTGAGGATCTACTTCGCGTCGAGCCGCGCCGGCGCGGAGGGCGCGAACGACGTGTACACCGCGACGCGCAAGGACCGCGCGTCGCCGTGGACGAACATCGAGCGTGTCCCCGAGCTGAGCTCGCCGTCGTCCGACCGACCGGGTTGGCTCTCGCCCGACGGCTGTCGTCTCTACATGGGGAGCGAGCGCGAGTCGGGCGGCGGCCTCTTCGTCGCGACGAAGCCGCCGAAGTAG
- the argB gene encoding acetylglutamate kinase translates to MAAIAADVAELVASGVPVLMVHGGGPQATALQKTLGQTPTIVGGRRVTDAATLDVMKMTVGGKVNIDLCSALVAAGAKPVGLHGASSLTVRANRRPPMVVPSAGPDPVDFGLVGDVAGVNGELLSLLGGAGYVPVLACLGCDEKGVVYNINADAVANQVAIRLDARALVLVTDVPGVLKDIADPSSRIGKMTFAEGKKAIEDGVVTKGMVPKLEESFAAIEKGVRAVYIMGRLERGDLARAVREPGSVGTVLVA, encoded by the coding sequence ATGGCCGCGATCGCGGCCGACGTCGCGGAGCTCGTCGCGAGCGGCGTGCCCGTCCTCATGGTCCACGGCGGCGGACCGCAGGCGACCGCGCTCCAGAAGACGCTCGGCCAGACGCCCACCATCGTCGGCGGCCGCCGCGTGACCGACGCGGCGACGCTCGACGTGATGAAGATGACGGTCGGCGGCAAGGTCAACATCGACCTGTGCTCCGCGCTCGTCGCCGCGGGCGCGAAGCCGGTCGGCCTCCACGGCGCGAGCTCGCTCACCGTGCGCGCGAACCGCCGCCCGCCGATGGTCGTCCCGAGCGCGGGCCCCGATCCCGTCGACTTCGGGCTCGTCGGCGACGTCGCCGGCGTCAACGGCGAGCTCCTCTCCCTCCTCGGCGGCGCCGGCTACGTCCCCGTCCTCGCGTGCCTCGGCTGCGACGAGAAAGGTGTAGTTTACAACATCAACGCGGACGCGGTCGCGAACCAGGTCGCGATCCGCCTCGACGCGCGGGCGCTCGTGCTCGTCACCGACGTGCCCGGCGTCTTGAAGGACATCGCCGATCCTTCGTCCCGCATCGGCAAGATGACCTTCGCGGAGGGCAAGAAGGCGATCGAAGACGGCGTCGTGACGAAGGGCATGGTCCCGAAGCTCGAGGAGTCCTTCGCCGCGATCGAGAAGGGCGTCCGCGCGGTCTACATCATGGGCCGCCTCGAGCGCGGCGACCTCGCGCGCGCGGTGCGTGAGCCGGGATCGGTCGGCACCGTCCTCGTCGCGTAG
- the argC gene encoding N-acetyl-gamma-glutamyl-phosphate reductase, giving the protein MTKRFKAAVIGGSGYGGGELIRRLLLHPHVELARVASVDFVGEPLSAAHPHLEGQTDLKFEGITPAEAAAGMDVVLLGLPHKVSATKMPELIASGARVVDLSGDFRLRDAALYKRYYHADHPCADRLTDGSFVYGLPELNREKIKGAKYVASPGCFATTIELALMPLARAGLLTGAVEVVGITGSSGSGVVPSAGTHHPTRAVNLRTYKPLDHQHIPEIEQTLVDAGAKELAIRFVPVSAPLSRGIFATCFVRLDQPADKINALYKDAYAKEPFVRVPAKRLPEVAAVSNTNYAEVGVQVGEGVVACFSATDNLIKGGAGQAIQSMNIMLGVDERTSLEDPGGWP; this is encoded by the coding sequence ATGACGAAGCGCTTCAAAGCCGCGGTCATCGGCGGCAGCGGTTACGGCGGCGGTGAGCTGATCCGGCGCCTCCTCCTCCACCCCCACGTCGAGCTCGCGCGCGTCGCGTCCGTCGACTTCGTCGGCGAGCCGCTCTCCGCCGCGCACCCCCACCTCGAGGGGCAGACCGACCTGAAGTTCGAGGGCATCACCCCGGCCGAGGCCGCCGCGGGCATGGACGTCGTCCTCCTCGGGCTCCCGCACAAGGTCAGCGCGACGAAGATGCCGGAGCTCATCGCGTCCGGCGCGCGCGTCGTCGACCTCTCCGGCGACTTCCGCCTCCGCGACGCCGCGCTCTACAAGCGCTACTACCACGCCGATCATCCGTGCGCCGATCGCCTCACCGACGGCTCGTTCGTCTACGGCCTCCCCGAGCTGAACCGCGAGAAGATCAAGGGCGCGAAGTACGTCGCGTCGCCGGGCTGCTTCGCGACGACGATCGAGCTCGCGCTCATGCCCCTCGCGCGCGCGGGCCTCCTCACCGGCGCGGTCGAGGTCGTGGGCATCACCGGCTCCTCCGGCAGCGGCGTCGTCCCGAGCGCGGGCACGCACCACCCGACCCGCGCGGTGAACCTCCGCACCTACAAGCCGCTCGATCACCAGCACATCCCCGAGATCGAGCAGACCCTCGTCGACGCGGGCGCGAAGGAGCTCGCGATCCGCTTCGTCCCCGTCAGCGCGCCGCTCTCGCGCGGCATCTTCGCGACGTGCTTCGTGCGCCTCGATCAGCCCGCCGACAAGATCAATGCACTCTACAAGGACGCCTACGCCAAGGAGCCGTTCGTGCGCGTCCCCGCGAAGCGCCTCCCCGAGGTCGCCGCGGTCTCGAACACCAACTACGCCGAGGTCGGCGTCCAGGTCGGCGAGGGCGTCGTCGCGTGTTTCTCCGCGACCGACAACCTGATCAAGGGCGGCGCGGGCCAGGCGATCCAGTCGATGAACATCATGCTCGGCGTCGACGAGAGGACGTCGCTCGAAGACCCCGGCGGCTGGCCGTGA
- a CDS encoding sterol desaturase family protein has product MATLPVVPERIPNADPTAELLREATKRGLTEERRNKVRAAALAEIPWWYSPYAHLAATTGIGLAVLVVSLAGVARATFAWTDLLVIPIVVLFANFFEWAVHRDVLHKRRWPVEVIYDRHTPMHHMVYVEEDMALRSVREFRLVLIPAAGVAGIVAAAAPAAFVVAHFWSAAAGWLFLLSASLFMVSYEVLHLCYHAPKDSFIGRLRLIARLRAHHARHHDPRVMQRYNFNVTVPLFDWIMGTMAPKRQAD; this is encoded by the coding sequence ATGGCCACCCTCCCCGTCGTCCCGGAACGCATCCCCAACGCCGACCCCACGGCAGAGCTGCTGCGGGAAGCGACGAAGCGAGGCCTGACCGAGGAGCGGCGGAACAAGGTCCGCGCCGCGGCGCTCGCCGAGATCCCGTGGTGGTACAGCCCGTACGCGCACCTCGCCGCGACGACCGGCATCGGCCTCGCGGTCCTCGTCGTGAGCCTCGCCGGCGTCGCGCGCGCGACGTTCGCGTGGACCGACCTCCTCGTGATCCCGATCGTCGTGCTCTTCGCGAACTTCTTCGAGTGGGCGGTCCATCGCGACGTCCTCCACAAGCGCCGCTGGCCGGTCGAGGTCATCTACGACCGCCACACGCCGATGCATCACATGGTCTACGTCGAAGAGGACATGGCGCTCCGGAGCGTGAGGGAGTTCCGCCTCGTCCTCATCCCCGCCGCCGGCGTCGCGGGCATCGTCGCCGCGGCCGCGCCCGCCGCGTTCGTCGTCGCGCACTTCTGGTCCGCCGCGGCGGGCTGGCTGTTCCTCCTCAGCGCGAGCCTCTTCATGGTCAGCTACGAGGTGCTCCACCTCTGCTACCACGCGCCGAAGGACAGCTTCATCGGCCGCCTCCGCCTCATCGCGCGCCTCCGCGCCCACCACGCGCGGCACCACGATCCGCGCGTCATGCAGCGCTACAACTTCAACGTCACCGTGCCGCTCTTCGACTGGATCATGGGGACGATGGCGCCGAAGCGACAAGCCGACTAG